The Anabaena sp. WA102 genome contains a region encoding:
- a CDS encoding ribbon-helix-helix domain-containing protein, whose product MNQSDRVQTSIYFPKDIHEALVRWAQEEDRPISNLVVRIVSKAVEEREQQNPPQ is encoded by the coding sequence ATGAATCAGAGCGATCGCGTACAAACTTCGATATACTTTCCTAAAGATATCCATGAGGCTTTAGTCAGATGGGCGCAGGAAGAAGACCGTCCCATAAGTAATCTTGTGGTGAGGATTGTTAGTAAGGCTGTTGAGGAGCGAGAGCAGCAGAATCCGCCACAATAG
- a CDS encoding N-6 DNA methylase codes for MRNFATQSGKSKGQFYTPAEVSRVIAKVIGVNSTTSQEQTIYDPTCGSGSLLLKAADEAEQGLTIYGQEMDNATYALARMNMILHGHPTAEIWQDNTLSTPYFKNPDGGLKTFDFAVANPPFSSKAWSTGFNPIKDEFERFQDYSIPPAKNGDYAFLLHIVRSLKSNGKGAIILPHGVLFRGNVEGEIRKKLIGKGIIKGIIGLPPNLFYGTGIPACIIVLDKENAENRQGIFMIDASKGFVKDGNKNRLQEQDIHKIVDVFNKQLEVAKYSRMVSLQEIKDNEYNLNIPRYIDSQEEEDIQDIEAHLLGGIPQRDIEALGEFWQVYPNLQQELFAPTKNPAYQQLKVAANDVKNCIFHHPEFIKYSQEIEQVFTTWKNQHTSLLKAVQQGDKPKEIIYKLGENLLAAFTGKKLIDKYDVYQHLLTYWLEVMRDDVYIIVEDGWQAELTPITNKKGVIIDYVCELIPEELIINRYFPSEQAEIEKLEAQKDEIIRQQEEMQEEYGGEEGLLEEVTNDSGKITKTNINIRIKELKKNPLFADADELDELQVLTSYLKLIDAAADIDKKIKDATQSLHNQVLKKYKKLTEDEIKTLVVDDKWMTMLKQAINSEMDRISQRLTQRIQELGERYDTPLFELTNEVDRLTSLVEGHLQKMGMVW; via the coding sequence ATGCGGAACTTTGCCACCCAGTCAGGTAAAAGCAAAGGACAATTTTACACCCCGGCAGAAGTTTCTCGCGTGATTGCTAAAGTGATTGGTGTTAATTCCACTACCAGTCAAGAACAGACCATTTATGATCCCACCTGTGGTAGTGGTTCATTGTTACTAAAAGCTGCGGACGAAGCAGAACAGGGCTTAACCATCTATGGACAAGAGATGGATAACGCTACCTACGCCTTAGCACGGATGAATATGATCCTACATGGACATCCTACTGCGGAGATTTGGCAAGATAATACTTTATCAACTCCCTACTTTAAAAACCCGGATGGGGGACTGAAAACCTTCGATTTTGCTGTGGCTAATCCGCCCTTTTCCTCAAAGGCTTGGAGTACAGGCTTTAACCCGATTAAGGATGAATTTGAACGTTTTCAAGACTATAGCATCCCCCCAGCTAAAAATGGCGACTATGCTTTTTTGCTGCATATCGTTCGCTCCCTGAAAAGCAACGGTAAAGGAGCGATTATTTTGCCTCATGGGGTGCTGTTTCGGGGTAATGTCGAGGGTGAAATTCGCAAAAAACTGATTGGCAAAGGCATTATTAAAGGGATTATTGGGCTACCACCAAACCTATTTTATGGGACGGGAATACCTGCCTGTATTATTGTTTTAGATAAAGAAAATGCGGAAAATCGCCAAGGCATTTTTATGATTGATGCCAGCAAGGGATTTGTTAAAGATGGCAATAAAAACCGCTTGCAGGAGCAGGATATTCATAAAATTGTTGATGTTTTCAACAAACAGCTTGAGGTGGCGAAATATTCGCGGATGGTTTCTTTGCAGGAAATTAAAGACAATGAGTATAACTTGAATATTCCCCGTTATATTGATAGTCAGGAAGAGGAAGATATTCAGGATATTGAAGCGCATTTGTTGGGAGGGATACCCCAGCGCGATATTGAGGCATTAGGGGAATTTTGGCAAGTTTATCCGAACTTACAACAAGAATTATTTGCACCAACGAAAAACCCAGCATATCAACAGCTAAAAGTTGCTGCCAATGATGTCAAAAATTGTATTTTTCATCATCCTGAATTTATAAAATATAGTCAGGAAATTGAGCAGGTTTTTACAACTTGGAAAAATCAACATACATCATTATTAAAAGCTGTTCAACAGGGAGATAAACCCAAGGAAATTATATATAAGTTAGGTGAGAATTTACTAGCAGCATTTACAGGAAAAAAGTTAATAGATAAATATGATGTTTATCAACATCTGCTTACTTATTGGTTGGAAGTAATGCGGGATGATGTGTATATCATAGTTGAGGATGGTTGGCAAGCGGAACTCACACCCATAACTAATAAAAAAGGCGTAATTATAGATTATGTCTGTGAACTGATACCGGAAGAATTGATCATTAATCGCTATTTTCCATCTGAACAGGCAGAAATTGAAAAACTGGAAGCTCAAAAGGATGAAATTATCCGACAGCAGGAAGAAATGCAGGAAGAATATGGAGGTGAAGAAGGTTTGTTAGAAGAGGTGACTAATGATAGTGGGAAAATTACCAAAACTAATATAAATATTCGGATTAAAGAACTGAAAAAAAATCCTCTTTTTGCTGATGCTGATGAATTAGATGAATTACAAGTATTGACATCCTACCTAAAATTAATAGATGCAGCAGCAGATATTGATAAAAAAATTAAAGACGCTACCCAATCTTTACACAATCAGGTGTTAAAGAAATATAAGAAATTAACAGAGGATGAAATTAAAACTCTGGTGGTTGATGATAAGTGGATGACGATGTTGAAACAGGCAATTAATTCTGAGATGGATCGGATTTCGCAACGGTTGACGCAAAGGATTCAGGAGTTAGGTGAACGTTATGATACTCCTTTGTTTGAGTTGACTAATGAGGTGGATAGGTTGACAAGTTTGGTTGAGGGACATTTGCAAAAAATGGGGATGGTTTGGTGA
- a CDS encoding restriction endonuclease subunit S: MSVPDGFKVSELGVIPEDWDVQPVGEAFEICNNLRYPISEEVRKKKVGDYPYYGPTKIQGYIDEYRIEGKYALIGEDGDHFLKWRDLPMTLLVSGKFNVNNHAHLVKGTKNLTEWFYYYFYRKEITRHLTRQGAGRYKLTKNTLVQILCAIPPLPEQKAIAQSLSDFDTLITALDQVITKKRNIKQSTMQQILTGKKRLPGFSDEWDVKKLGDVLKVRHGKSQHHVVDQNGEFPILATGGEIGRAKTYLYNKPSVLIGRKGTIDIPQYMDSPFWTIDTLFYTDILNNAFPKFIFYRFNLINWYSYNEASGVPSLNAKTIENIEIKLSSVEEQKAIAQVLSDMDAEIEALEKKRDKYKAIKQGMMQELLTGKTRLISSS, translated from the coding sequence ATGAGTGTTCCAGATGGTTTTAAGGTTTCTGAGTTGGGGGTTATTCCTGAAGATTGGGATGTGCAACCAGTTGGTGAAGCTTTTGAGATTTGTAATAACCTTCGTTATCCAATTAGTGAAGAAGTTAGAAAAAAGAAAGTAGGAGATTATCCATATTATGGACCAACAAAAATACAGGGTTATATAGATGAATATAGAATTGAAGGAAAATATGCGTTAATTGGAGAAGATGGAGATCACTTTCTCAAATGGCGTGATTTACCAATGACATTATTAGTATCAGGAAAATTTAATGTTAATAATCATGCTCATTTAGTCAAAGGCACAAAAAATTTAACTGAGTGGTTTTATTATTACTTTTATCGTAAAGAAATTACAAGACATTTAACGCGCCAAGGTGCTGGAAGATATAAATTAACCAAAAATACGTTAGTTCAAATTTTATGTGCTATTCCCCCGCTTCCTGAACAAAAAGCGATCGCACAATCTCTAAGTGATTTTGATACCCTAATTACAGCATTGGATCAAGTCATCACCAAAAAGCGCAACATCAAGCAAAGCACGATGCAGCAAATCCTCACGGGTAAGAAACGCCTACCGGGTTTTAGTGATGAGTGGGATGTGAAGAAGTTAGGGGACGTATTAAAAGTCCGACATGGAAAAAGTCAGCATCATGTGGTAGACCAAAATGGAGAATTTCCAATTTTAGCTACAGGAGGAGAAATTGGCAGGGCAAAAACCTACTTATATAACAAACCATCAGTATTAATTGGACGAAAGGGAACTATTGATATTCCACAATATATGGATAGTCCATTTTGGACGATAGACACTTTGTTTTATACAGACATATTAAATAACGCATTTCCAAAATTTATTTTTTATAGGTTTAATTTAATTAATTGGTATTCCTATAATGAGGCTTCTGGAGTTCCCAGTTTAAATGCTAAAACGATTGAAAATATTGAAATTAAGTTGTCCTCAGTTGAAGAACAAAAAGCGATCGCTCAAGTCCTCAGCGACATGGATGCAGAAATTGAAGCATTAGAAAAAAAGCGCGATAAATACAAAGCCATAAAACAGGGGATGATGCAAGAACTTCTCACCGGAAAAACGAGACTAATTAGTAGTTCTTAA
- a CDS encoding type I restriction-modification system subunit M N-terminal domain-containing protein, with product MAIKKSELYSSLWKSCDELRGGMDASQYKNCVLALLFVKYVSDKYAGVADALIEVPTGGSFQDIVALKGDKEIGDKINKIIAKLAEANDLGGIFNDADFNDADKLGKGQEMKDRLSNLVGIFENSALNFSKNRADGDDILGDFQEINYPKKRTTEAQSTQRENFCISFGTFFYLEVSRGCL from the coding sequence ATGGCAATAAAGAAAAGTGAACTATACAGTTCGTTATGGAAAAGCTGTGATGAACTGCGGGGTGGGATGGATGCCTCGCAGTATAAAAATTGTGTATTAGCTTTATTATTTGTTAAATATGTATCTGACAAATACGCAGGTGTGGCAGATGCCCTGATTGAAGTGCCGACTGGGGGCAGCTTTCAAGATATTGTTGCCCTCAAGGGTGATAAAGAAATCGGCGACAAAATCAATAAAATCATCGCTAAACTTGCCGAAGCTAACGATTTAGGCGGTATCTTTAATGATGCTGATTTTAATGATGCGGACAAACTGGGTAAAGGCCAGGAAATGAAAGACCGGCTTTCTAACCTGGTGGGGATTTTTGAGAACTCAGCACTGAACTTTAGTAAAAACCGCGCTGATGGTGATGATATTTTAGGAGACTTCCAAGAAATAAATTATCCTAAGAAACGAACCACAGAGGCACAGAGTACACAGAGAGAGAATTTCTGCATCAGTTTTGGGACATTTTTTTATTTGGAAGTCTCTAGGGGATGCTTATGA